From one Fusobacterium mortiferum ATCC 9817 genomic stretch:
- the tilS gene encoding tRNA lysidine(34) synthetase TilS, giving the protein MSLFERVASRNKKESLVENGDRIVVGFSGGPDSVFLVEMLLKLREKIDFDIVLVHINHLLRGEEAQRDEDFSINYGKSKGLKVFARKINITSLGKEKGLSLEEAGREARYSFYKEVLEKTNGNKIALAHNKDDQIETFMFRLTRGTGLSGLEGIATKRDRYIRPISEIYKSEIVNYLDENNISYCIDSTNLENEFTRNSIRIDLIPFIEKRYNPKFKDKIFSLIEEIRDINIFIEKEIEQFSYNETINIESILKFPKSIRGKILSKYLYKYGLEVNRKKISLIESILEKGGSQEISLDSQYILKKEYNILKIQKINLIKNNIEEVTFTIPNKIKYGDYIIEAEYVERGEQNKNCFYTNLKLGDTLIVRGRKDGDKIIPTGMKGEKKLKEIFINEKIGKEKRDSIPLIVHNGNIVWIAGVRGNEKYNSTEKRCIKLSVRRTK; this is encoded by the coding sequence ATGAGTTTGTTTGAAAGAGTAGCAAGTAGAAATAAAAAGGAATCTCTGGTAGAGAATGGAGATAGAATTGTTGTTGGTTTTTCTGGAGGACCTGATTCTGTTTTTCTAGTAGAGATGCTTCTTAAACTAAGAGAGAAGATAGATTTTGATATTGTCTTAGTCCATATTAATCATCTTCTAAGAGGAGAGGAAGCACAAAGAGATGAAGATTTTTCTATAAATTATGGAAAGTCAAAAGGGCTAAAAGTTTTTGCTAGAAAGATAAATATTACTTCTCTTGGGAAAGAGAAGGGACTATCTTTAGAAGAAGCAGGACGTGAAGCAAGATATAGTTTTTATAAGGAAGTTTTAGAAAAAACCAATGGTAATAAGATAGCATTGGCTCACAATAAAGATGACCAGATAGAAACTTTTATGTTTAGACTTACAAGAGGAACAGGACTTTCTGGATTAGAGGGAATAGCTACTAAAAGGGATAGATATATTCGTCCAATATCTGAGATATATAAAAGTGAGATTGTAAATTATTTAGATGAGAATAATATCTCTTATTGTATAGATAGTACTAATTTAGAGAATGAGTTTACTAGAAATAGTATAAGAATTGATTTGATTCCATTTATAGAGAAAAGATATAATCCTAAATTTAAGGATAAGATTTTTTCTTTGATAGAAGAGATAAGAGATATAAATATCTTCATAGAAAAAGAGATAGAACAATTTTCTTATAACGAAACTATAAATATAGAGAGCATTTTAAAATTTCCTAAAAGTATAAGAGGAAAAATTTTAAGTAAATATCTATACAAATATGGTTTGGAAGTAAATAGAAAAAAAATATCTTTAATTGAGAGTATATTAGAAAAAGGTGGAAGTCAAGAGATTTCTTTAGATAGTCAATATATCTTAAAGAAAGAGTATAATATATTAAAAATCCAAAAAATAAATCTCATTAAGAATAATATTGAAGAAGTTACTTTTACAATACCTAATAAGATTAAATACGGAGATTATATAATAGAAGCAGAGTACGTAGAAAGAGGGGAGCAGAATAAAAACTGCTTTTATACAAATCTTAAATTAGGAGATACTCTTATTGTAAGAGGGAGAAAAGATGGAGATAAAATCATTCCAACAGGTATGAAGGGGGAAAAAAAGTTAAAAGAGATTTTTATAAATGAAAAAATAGGTAAGGAAAAAAGAGATTCTATTCCTCTTATAGTTCATAATGGTAATATTGTGTGGATAGCAGGAGTAAGAGGAAATGAAAAATATAATAGTACAGAAAAAAGATGTATTAAGCTAAGTGTAAGGAGGACAAAATAA
- the ftsH gene encoding ATP-dependent zinc metalloprotease FtsH, whose protein sequence is MNDKNLFDENENQKIEEQEKDIQQEKENQVEEKKEEKKSAEVKSDEEERKKEFEDEVKERKEELRNKLKEGMAQNNNKNNKNKDKDEENKFKQLGGKFNFKGFIMLLFIITLVMSLPAMLSDTGKTPSNEISYTEFVQSVKDGKIKKVDEKEGYIYGYTADEKEVFSARMITDRLGGDVKLVETIEANGAAIKSVPPQQMPLLLNVLISWFPMLLLIGVWIFMMNKMGKGNGGGPQIFNVGKSKAKENGEDVSKVTFDDVAGITEAKVELEEVVKFLREPEKFKNIGARIPKGVLLLGAPGTGKTLLAKAVAGEAKVPFFSMSGSEFVEMFVGVGASRVRDLFNKARKNAPCIIFIDEIDAVGRKRGSGQGGGNDEREQTLNQLLVEMDGFGNEETIIVLAATNRPEILDRALMRPGRFDRQVYVDSPDIDGREAILKVHARGKKLSKDVDLRVIAKKTPGFVGADLANLLNEAAILAARENREEITMEDLEEASEKVSIGPERKSKKVIEKERKITAYHEAGHAVMHYALPNTDPVHKISIVPRGMAGGYTMALPEEDRSYKSKSEFLDEMRILYGGRAAEQIVFGDITTGASNDIERATAIAHAIVTRFGMNEKFGPILLDNTKEGDYFQQKYYSDVTGKEVDEEILKIVRTMYKETLDTITKYYDRLDAVAKALLEKEHLNREEFEAIMKGEDILSEKVEEIVEEKTTEDTLQNQ, encoded by the coding sequence TTGAACGATAAGAACTTATTTGATGAAAATGAAAATCAAAAGATAGAAGAGCAAGAAAAAGATATTCAACAAGAGAAAGAAAATCAAGTTGAAGAGAAAAAAGAGGAGAAAAAGTCAGCAGAAGTAAAATCTGATGAAGAAGAGAGAAAAAAAGAGTTTGAAGATGAGGTAAAAGAGAGAAAAGAGGAGCTAAGAAATAAATTAAAAGAGGGAATGGCTCAAAACAATAATAAAAATAATAAGAACAAAGATAAGGATGAAGAGAATAAATTTAAACAATTAGGTGGAAAATTTAACTTTAAAGGTTTCATAATGTTACTATTTATAATAACATTGGTAATGTCTCTTCCTGCTATGTTATCTGATACTGGTAAAACTCCTAGCAATGAGATTTCATATACTGAGTTTGTTCAGTCTGTAAAAGATGGAAAAATTAAGAAGGTAGATGAAAAAGAGGGGTATATCTATGGATATACTGCTGATGAAAAAGAAGTATTCAGTGCTAGAATGATAACAGATAGATTAGGTGGAGATGTAAAATTAGTTGAAACTATTGAAGCTAATGGAGCAGCTATAAAATCTGTACCACCACAACAGATGCCACTACTTTTAAATGTTTTAATCTCGTGGTTCCCAATGTTACTATTAATTGGTGTATGGATATTTATGATGAATAAAATGGGAAAGGGAAATGGTGGAGGACCACAAATATTTAATGTGGGTAAATCTAAAGCAAAAGAGAATGGAGAAGATGTATCTAAGGTTACTTTTGATGATGTAGCTGGAATTACAGAGGCAAAAGTAGAGTTAGAAGAGGTTGTAAAATTTTTAAGAGAACCAGAGAAGTTTAAAAATATTGGAGCTAGAATTCCTAAGGGAGTACTTCTATTAGGAGCACCAGGAACAGGTAAAACTTTACTTGCTAAGGCAGTGGCTGGAGAGGCAAAAGTTCCTTTCTTTAGTATGTCAGGTTCTGAATTTGTAGAGATGTTCGTAGGGGTAGGAGCTTCAAGAGTTAGAGATCTATTTAATAAGGCTAGAAAAAATGCTCCTTGTATAATCTTTATAGATGAGATAGATGCTGTTGGAAGAAAAAGAGGTTCTGGACAAGGTGGAGGAAATGATGAGAGAGAGCAAACTCTTAACCAACTTCTTGTAGAGATGGATGGATTTGGAAATGAGGAAACTATTATAGTTTTAGCAGCTACAAACAGACCTGAAATCTTAGATAGAGCTCTTATGAGACCTGGAAGATTTGATAGACAAGTTTATGTAGATAGTCCAGATATTGATGGAAGAGAAGCTATCTTGAAGGTACATGCAAGAGGAAAAAAATTGTCTAAAGATGTAGACTTAAGAGTAATAGCTAAGAAAACTCCAGGATTTGTTGGAGCAGATTTAGCAAACTTATTAAATGAGGCAGCAATATTAGCAGCTAGAGAAAATAGAGAAGAGATTACTATGGAAGATTTAGAAGAAGCTTCAGAAAAAGTAAGTATAGGTCCAGAAAGAAAATCTAAAAAAGTTATTGAGAAAGAGAGAAAAATAACTGCTTATCATGAGGCTGGACATGCTGTTATGCACTATGCACTACCAAATACTGATCCTGTTCATAAAATTTCTATCGTACCTAGAGGTATGGCTGGTGGATATACAATGGCTCTACCAGAAGAGGATAGAAGTTATAAATCTAAGAGTGAATTTTTAGATGAGATGAGAATACTTTATGGGGGAAGAGCTGCTGAGCAAATAGTATTTGGAGATATTACTACTGGAGCAAGCAATGATATTGAGAGAGCTACTGCAATAGCTCATGCTATTGTAACAAGATTTGGTATGAATGAAAAATTTGGACCAATATTATTAGATAATACAAAAGAGGGAGATTACTTCCAACAAAAATATTATAGTGATGTAACAGGTAAAGAAGTAGATGAAGAGATATTAAAAATAGTAAGAACTATGTATAAAGAGACTTTAGATACTATTACCAAATACTATGATAGATTAGATGCTGTAGCTAAAGCTCTATTAGAAAAAGAACATTTAAACAGAGAAGAGTTTGAAGCTATAATGAAAGGAGAAGACATCCTTTCTGAAAAAGTAGAGGAGATAGTAGAAGAAAAAACTACTGAAGATACTTTACAAAATCAATAA
- the rpsO gene encoding 30S ribosomal protein S15, with translation MRSKAEIIKEFGKFEGDTGSTEVQIALLTEKINHLTEHLRTHKKDFHSRLGLLKMVGQRKRLLAYLTKKDLEGYRSLIARLGIRK, from the coding sequence ATGAGAAGTAAAGCAGAAATAATTAAAGAGTTTGGAAAATTTGAAGGAGATACTGGTTCTACAGAAGTACAAATCGCTCTATTAACAGAGAAAATCAACCACTTAACTGAGCACTTAAGAACTCATAAAAAAGATTTCCACTCAAGATTAGGATTATTAAAAATGGTAGGACAAAGAAAAAGATTACTAGCTTACCTAACTAAGAAAGACCTAGAAGGATACAGAAGCTTAATCGCTAGATTAGGAATCAGAAAATAG
- the secG gene encoding preprotein translocase subunit SecG, translating into METLFTVLLFIFAISLIVLVLIQPDRSHGTSASMGLGASNTVFGISKDGGPLARATEVVATLFIVSALLLYLVK; encoded by the coding sequence ATGGAAACTTTATTTACAGTTCTACTATTTATCTTTGCCATTTCATTGATAGTATTAGTGCTTATACAACCAGACAGGAGCCATGGAACATCTGCAAGTATGGGATTAGGAGCATCAAACACTGTATTTGGAATATCAAAAGATGGAGGGCCTTTAGCTAGAGCAACTGAAGTTGTAGCAACACTATTTATCGTTAGTGCACTTTTATTATACTTAGTAAAATAG
- a CDS encoding replication-associated recombination protein A, protein MTNNLFGNNYEVVKPLAMKLRPQSLEDFIGQEKLLGKGGILRKLIERQNISNSIFYGPPGCGKSSLGEIISKSINSNFETLNATTASLNDLREVVERAKKSIEFYGKKTILFLDEIHRFNKMQQDALLSHCENGTITLIGATTENPYYSLNNALLSRVMIFEFKALERKDIEKIVRRGIEKLELKDVSDEIIECILDISQGDSRIALNYLELYKNSCTDLKLEEVLEIFRTRQASYHKAEDKYNLISAMIKSMRGSDPDSALYWLGRLLAGGEDPRYIARRLVVHASEDIGMANPEAMLVANSAMMASERIGMPEIRIILAQAVIYIAISTKSNSCYMGIAKALEDIENGDMEAVPQNICHNPKGYLYPHDYQGNFVKQKYSNKKRKYYIPGDNKNEKLIKEKLEKLWGK, encoded by the coding sequence ATGACAAATAATCTATTTGGAAATAATTATGAAGTAGTAAAGCCTTTAGCTATGAAGTTACGTCCACAAAGTTTAGAGGATTTTATAGGGCAGGAAAAACTTTTAGGAAAGGGAGGAATACTTAGAAAACTTATAGAAAGACAAAATATCTCTAATTCAATTTTTTATGGACCACCTGGTTGTGGAAAAAGTTCTCTAGGAGAGATAATTTCTAAAAGTATCAATAGTAATTTCGAAACTTTAAATGCCACTACAGCTTCTTTAAATGACTTGAGAGAAGTAGTAGAGAGGGCTAAAAAGAGTATAGAGTTTTATGGCAAGAAGACAATACTTTTTTTAGATGAGATACATAGGTTTAATAAGATGCAACAAGACGCTCTTCTTTCTCATTGTGAAAATGGAACTATTACTCTTATAGGAGCTACTACTGAAAACCCTTATTATTCTCTTAATAATGCCTTACTTTCAAGAGTTATGATTTTTGAATTTAAAGCTTTAGAGAGGAAAGATATTGAGAAAATAGTTAGAAGAGGAATAGAAAAATTAGAGTTAAAAGATGTATCAGATGAAATAATAGAGTGTATTTTAGATATATCTCAAGGGGATAGTAGAATAGCTTTAAATTATCTTGAGCTCTATAAAAATAGTTGTACAGATTTGAAATTAGAAGAGGTATTAGAAATCTTTAGAACAAGACAAGCTTCATATCATAAAGCTGAAGATAAATACAATTTAATTTCAGCTATGATAAAGAGTATGAGGGGAAGTGACCCAGACTCAGCTCTTTATTGGCTAGGGAGATTACTTGCTGGAGGAGAGGACCCAAGATATATAGCTAGACGCCTTGTGGTACATGCTAGTGAGGATATAGGAATGGCTAATCCAGAGGCTATGCTTGTAGCTAATAGTGCTATGATGGCAAGTGAAAGAATAGGTATGCCAGAAATTAGAATAATTTTAGCTCAAGCTGTAATCTATATAGCTATTTCTACTAAGAGTAATTCTTGTTATATGGGAATAGCTAAAGCTTTAGAGGATATTGAAAATGGAGATATGGAAGCTGTTCCACAAAATATTTGTCATAATCCAAAGGGATATTTATATCCACATGATTATCAAGGAAATTTTGTAAAACAAAAATATAGTAATAAAAAAAGGAAATATTATATTCCTGGAGATAATAAAAATGAAAAACTCATAAAAGAAAAGTTAGAAAAATTATGGGGAAAATAG
- the hisS gene encoding histidine--tRNA ligase: MKLIKAARGTKDIFGEDAVKYTYISKTAQEIFESYGYTFIKTPIFEETDLFKRGIGEGTDVVEKEMYTFKDRGDRSLTLRPENTASVVRSYLENAIYGKEDVTKYYYNGSMFRYERPQAGRQREFNQIGVEVLGESSPILDAEVIAMSYSLLEKLGITDLEVHINSVGTNASRTKYREMLLNFLEPMKEELCEDCRMRMEKNPLRVLDCKVDKCKELTKDAPSIIDSLNEEERAHYETVKKYLDIFGVKYVEDSRLVRGLDYYSSTVYEIVTNKLGAQGTVLGGGRYDNLLKQLGDKDIPAVGFAAGVERMMMLLEDYPKNNPDVYVAWLGENTQEFGLKIAKILRDNGIKTFVDFNSKGMKSHMKKADKLAVKYCIIVGEDEMNKDVVVLKDFSARTQEEMSLEKAIEIIKK; the protein is encoded by the coding sequence ATGAAACTTATAAAAGCTGCTAGAGGAACAAAGGATATTTTTGGAGAAGATGCAGTAAAATATACATATATATCTAAGACAGCTCAAGAGATATTTGAAAGTTATGGATATACATTTATAAAAACTCCAATATTTGAAGAGACTGATTTATTCAAAAGAGGAATTGGAGAGGGAACAGATGTAGTAGAGAAAGAGATGTATACTTTTAAGGATAGAGGAGATAGAAGCTTAACTTTAAGACCTGAAAATACAGCTTCTGTTGTAAGATCGTATCTAGAGAATGCTATCTATGGAAAAGAAGATGTTACTAAATATTACTATAATGGTTCAATGTTTAGATATGAGAGACCTCAAGCAGGAAGACAAAGAGAGTTTAACCAAATAGGAGTAGAGGTTTTAGGAGAAAGCTCACCTATATTAGATGCTGAAGTTATTGCTATGAGTTACTCTCTATTAGAAAAATTAGGAATTACAGATTTAGAGGTGCACATTAACTCTGTAGGAACTAATGCTTCTCGTACTAAGTATAGAGAGATGCTATTAAATTTCTTAGAGCCAATGAAAGAAGAGCTTTGTGAAGATTGTAGAATGAGAATGGAGAAAAATCCTTTAAGAGTTCTAGATTGTAAAGTTGACAAGTGTAAAGAGCTTACTAAAGATGCTCCTAGTATAATAGATTCATTAAATGAAGAGGAAAGAGCTCATTATGAAACAGTAAAAAAATATTTAGATATTTTTGGAGTGAAATATGTAGAAGATTCAAGACTTGTAAGAGGACTTGACTACTATTCAAGTACTGTTTATGAGATAGTAACTAATAAATTAGGAGCTCAAGGAACTGTATTAGGTGGTGGAAGATATGACAACCTATTAAAGCAGTTAGGAGATAAGGATATACCAGCTGTAGGATTTGCTGCTGGAGTAGAGAGAATGATGATGCTTCTTGAAGATTATCCTAAAAATAATCCAGATGTATATGTAGCTTGGTTAGGAGAAAATACTCAAGAGTTTGGATTAAAAATAGCTAAAATTTTAAGAGATAATGGAATAAAAACTTTTGTTGATTTTAATTCTAAAGGAATGAAATCTCATATGAAAAAAGCTGACAAATTAGCAGTAAAATACTGTATAATTGTTGGAGAAGATGAGATGAATAAAGATGTTGTGGTGCTAAAAGATTTTAGTGCTAGAACACAGGAAGAGATGAGCTTAGAAAAAGCTATTGAGATAATTAAAAAGTAA